One Erpetoichthys calabaricus chromosome 9, fErpCal1.3, whole genome shotgun sequence genomic region harbors:
- the ccne1 gene encoding G1/S-specific cyclin-E1 translates to MPRKCIITENKTTAECETSKESASRSRKRKADVAIYLQDPDEEVAEMTKKKQYEILNCWNSSLGCTSPCRLIPTPDKELHEPVSVNKEHFVQYTFKNIFVTPTRSSPLPVLGWADKDDVWNNLMKKEKTYLRDRHFLERHPLLQPKMRAILLDWLMEVCEVYRLHRETFYLAQDYFDRFMATQKNVVKTRLQLIGITALFVASKLEEIYPPKLNQFAYVTDGACTEDEILEMELIMMKELKWSLNPLTVMSWLNIYMQVAYLKDETPSDEVLIPQFPQTTFVQISKLIDLCILDVGCLDFSYGVLAASALFHFSSLELVQKVSGLSWKEVEDSVKWMVPFAMSVKEMGNTKLKCFKGIPMEDSHNIQTHSTLLGWLDKVYEYRESHLDDNRISPVPSGVLTPPQSSEKSELLKS, encoded by the exons ATGCCAAGAAAGTG tATTATCACAGAAAATAAGACGACGGCAGAATGTGAAACCAGCAAAGAGAGTGCATCACGGTCAAGGAAAAGAAAAGCTGATGTTGCTATT TATTTGCAAGATCCTGATGAAGAAGTGGCagagatgacaaagaaaaaacagtatGAAATTCTG AACTGTTGGAATTCTTCACTTGGTTGTACAAGTCCTTGTAGGTTGATTCCCACGCCAGACAAAGAGTTGCATGAACCTGTTTCCGTGAATAAAGAACATTTTGtgcaatatacatttaaaaatatttttgtcactCCAACAAGGTCTTCTCCACTCCCAGTTTTAGG CTGGGCTGACAAAGATGATGTATGGAATAACCTAATGAAAAAGGAGAAGACTTATTTACGAGACAGGCATTTCCTTGAAAGACACCCACTTCTTCAACCAAAAATGAGGGCTATTCTGCTGGACTGGTTAATGGAA gTTTGTGAGGTCTACCGGCTACACAGAGAAACATTCTACTTGGCGCAAGACTACTTTGACCGGTTTATGGCAACACAGAAGAATGTGGTTAAGACACGATTACAACTTATTGGAATCACGGCTTTGTTTGTTGCTTCTAAGTTAGAG GAAATCTATCCTCCAAAACTAAACCAATTTGCATATGTTACTGATGGTGCTTGTACAGAAGATGAAATTCTTGAGATGGAACTTATCATGATGAAA GAGCTTAAATGGAGTTTAAATCCATTGACTGTAATGTCTTGGTTAAATATTTACATGCAAGTGGCATATTTAAAGGATGAAACTCCAAGTGATGAAGTGTTAATTCCTCAGTTCCCCCAAACAACATTTGTACAGATATCCAAA CTCATTGATCTCTGCATACTGGATGTTGGATGTCTGGATTTTTCTTATGGTGTTCTTGCAGCCTCAGCCTTGTTTCATTTTTCCTCTCTGGAACTTGTACAGAAGGTTTCGG GTCTTAGTTGGAAAGAAGTTGAAGATTCAGTAAAGTGGATGGTTCCTTTTGCAATGTCGGTTAAGGAAATGGGCAACACTAAGCTGAAATGTTTTAAAGGGATTCCTATGGAAGACTCTCATAACATACAGACACATTCAACACTCCTAGGTTGGCTG gaTAAGGTTTATGAATATCGGGAATCTCATTTGGATGACAACAGAATTTCACCAGTTCCATCTGGTGTCCTTACACCTCCTCAGAGCAGCGAAAAGTCAGAACTGCTCAAATCCTGA